Proteins from a single region of Streptomyces sp. HUAS 15-9:
- a CDS encoding DUF2397 domain-containing protein, with translation MIWRGPTTPGPRCSSRTRTRCSHTCGSFTAELGRYAPLLAQAVQKAAASGVERMVEYAAEADERLFRSPAARLDDWGQRWAGIVHWFAEREHSEAERLQDATVTAIRSVLALLRRVTEARRGGVSRESQLRHLAQWFTSCAGDDDAHALFQAVFGLGAPRHIAVRYADPELIAGRTSWWEAEPVELARTLVQSGRTPSLRGPGRIDRNDAERARLRAAQVQEQAERRGAAVSLALDGAYGRVLDEAETRALLSLLDVALAARVPVTRGVGSGAAASGSAHGVRLTPIPTQPGEFFTTVRTVRGDLHLDGLRLAVSG, from the coding sequence GTGATCTGGCGCGGACCAACGACGCCCGGCCCGAGGTGTTCCTCGCGCACAAGGACGCGCTGCTCGCACACTTGCGGGAGTTTCACCGCCGAGCTCGGCCGCTACGCGCCGCTACTCGCCCAGGCGGTGCAGAAGGCCGCTGCGAGCGGTGTGGAGCGGATGGTCGAGTACGCCGCCGAGGCCGACGAGCGCCTCTTCCGCTCCCCAGCGGCGCGTCTCGACGACTGGGGGCAGCGGTGGGCTGGCATCGTGCACTGGTTCGCCGAGCGCGAGCACAGTGAGGCCGAGCGGCTGCAGGACGCGACGGTCACCGCGATCCGATCCGTGCTGGCGCTGCTGCGCCGGGTGACAGAGGCGCGACGCGGCGGGGTGAGCCGGGAGAGCCAGCTGCGACACCTGGCGCAGTGGTTCACCTCGTGCGCCGGGGACGACGACGCGCACGCGCTGTTCCAGGCGGTGTTCGGGCTCGGCGCGCCCCGCCACATCGCGGTCCGGTACGCCGACCCCGAGCTGATCGCGGGCCGTACGTCCTGGTGGGAGGCCGAACCGGTCGAACTCGCCCGCACCCTGGTGCAGTCGGGCCGTACCCCGTCCCTCAGAGGGCCCGGCCGGATCGACCGCAACGACGCCGAGCGGGCCCGGCTGCGGGCAGCGCAAGTCCAGGAGCAGGCCGAACGGCGGGGCGCTGCCGTCTCGCTGGCCCTCGACGGCGCGTACGGCCGCGTCCTGGACGAGGCCGAGACACGTGCCCTGCTCTCCCTCCTCGACGTGGCGCTCGCCGCCCGGGTGCCGGTCACCCGGGGCGTGGGCAGTGGCGCCGCCGCCTCTGGCTCCGCACACGGGGTGCGTCTAACCCCCATTCCCACGCAGCCGGGGGAGTTCTTCACCACCGTGCGTACCGTGCGCGGCGATCTGCACCTGGACGGGCTGCGTCTGGCGGTCAGCGGATGA
- a CDS encoding DUF2398 family protein, protein MRTDRTTRESGGSAPGVDGQDGVETRYPLVTTSWLRGRMRDITAQYGAGFAADLRGDPDRLLEKALDLLSAMSLIARVYGGVLALPLLARYRGVTAEVKTRMPQPRNGPPPEAAVDSPSLPAADSPPTT, encoded by the coding sequence GTGCGTACCGACAGGACGACTCGGGAGAGCGGCGGCAGCGCCCCTGGCGTCGACGGCCAGGACGGCGTGGAGACCCGCTACCCGCTCGTCACCACCTCCTGGCTGCGCGGCCGAATGCGGGACATCACCGCCCAGTACGGCGCGGGCTTCGCCGCCGACCTGCGCGGCGACCCCGACCGGTTGCTCGAGAAGGCCCTGGACCTGCTGAGCGCGATGTCGCTGATCGCCCGGGTGTACGGCGGTGTGCTGGCCCTGCCGCTACTCGCCCGCTACCGGGGCGTCACCGCCGAGGTGAAGACGCGGATGCCCCAGCCCAGGAACGGGCCGCCGCCCGAGGCCGCCGTCGATTCCCCGTCCCTGCCCGCTGCCGATTCCCCGCCCACGACGTGA
- a CDS encoding TIGR02678 family protein, translated as MSTRVAEGVSALELADYQKAVRLVLRHPLITPVYPDRTALATVRRWAQQLRTDLMEVLGYRLITTADTARLRRAQDQLDATRPALSRAGRPFDRRRYAYLALTLAALGRHGAQVALGELADAVAADAVRIEGLGLDTARKHDRDAFVDAVTWPTDRPPPGPWIPCGAEALYDIDREVLTAVHQPTRVLQHVTSVRALLDSAGALSLSEGRQARRRSAARRARRAVLENPVAYYADAGPELTGQLRAPALAEDLSRLTGLAVERRSEGIALVDTSGRLSDLRFPGGGTVAQAALLLGARISEAAARHGRHAPELLPAPTAAERLTARADRIDLALPAHGVLAELAGADGEAGLRVGGVIG; from the coding sequence ATGAGTACGCGGGTGGCCGAGGGCGTCTCGGCCCTCGAACTGGCCGACTACCAGAAGGCGGTGCGGCTGGTGCTGCGGCACCCGCTGATCACGCCGGTGTATCCGGATCGCACCGCCCTGGCGACCGTACGCCGCTGGGCGCAGCAGCTGCGCACCGATCTCATGGAGGTGCTCGGTTACCGGCTGATCACCACCGCGGACACCGCCCGCCTCCGGCGCGCCCAGGACCAGCTGGACGCCACCCGGCCCGCCCTCAGCCGCGCCGGGCGCCCCTTCGACCGCCGCCGCTACGCCTACCTCGCCCTCACCCTGGCCGCGCTCGGCCGGCACGGCGCTCAGGTGGCGCTCGGCGAGCTGGCGGACGCGGTGGCCGCCGACGCCGTACGCATCGAGGGTCTTGGCCTGGACACCGCCCGCAAGCACGACCGGGACGCCTTCGTCGACGCCGTCACCTGGCCGACGGATCGGCCACCTCCTGGGCCTTGGATCCCGTGCGGGGCCGAGGCGCTGTACGACATCGACCGGGAGGTCCTCACCGCCGTGCACCAGCCCACCCGGGTGCTGCAGCACGTCACCTCGGTGCGGGCGCTGCTGGACTCGGCGGGCGCGCTGAGCCTGTCCGAGGGGCGTCAGGCCCGGCGTCGCTCGGCCGCCCGGCGGGCCCGCCGGGCGGTCCTGGAGAACCCGGTCGCCTACTACGCGGACGCAGGCCCGGAGTTGACCGGCCAGCTGCGGGCGCCCGCGCTCGCCGAGGACTTGTCGCGGCTGACCGGTCTCGCCGTGGAGCGGCGTTCGGAGGGCATCGCCCTGGTGGACACCTCCGGCCGCCTGTCCGACCTGCGTTTCCCCGGCGGCGGCACGGTCGCACAGGCCGCGCTGCTGCTCGGCGCCCGGATCAGCGAGGCGGCGGCACGTCATGGGCGGCACGCCCCCGAGCTGCTGCCCGCGCCGACGGCGGCCGAACGCCTGACGGCGCGGGCCGACCGCATCGACCTGGCGCTTCCGGCGCACGGGGTGCTGGCTGAGCTCGCCGGTGCCGACGGCGAGGCCGGCCTCCGCGTGGGCGGGGTCATTGGCTAG